Below is a genomic region from Elusimicrobiota bacterium.
CGTCCGCATCAGGAGAATAGACCGGATCATCGAGGAGCTGGTCCTCTTGAAGGCCACGACGGAGGTCCGGATCATCAACTTCTGCGACGACCTGTTCGGCATGGACAAGGGCTGGCTCTATGAGTTCCTGCCGGTCTACAAGAGGGAGATCGGCCTGCCGTTCCACTGCCAAGTCAGGGCCGACATCGTCGCGTCGGATGTCCACTACGCCGCGGCCCTCAAAGAGGGGCTGTGCATGAGCGTGTCCATGGGCGTGGAATCGGGCAACGAACGGCTGCGCAACAAGATCCTCAACAAGCAGCTCAGCGACGACCAGATCATCCGGGCCGCGGAGTATCTCCATAAGGCGGGAGTCCCTTTCCGGTCCTACAACATCATGGGACTTCCGGGCGAGACGCTGGCGGAGGCCTTCTCCACGGTGGACCTCAACATCCGCATCAAGGCCGACAATCCCTGGTGCGCGATCTTCCTGCCCATGGAAGGGACTCACCTGACCGATTCCGCGGTCCAGCTGGGCCAGCTGGACGCCCATTTCGACTATGACCAGCTCAGCCCCAACTATTTCTCGACGGTGTACGTGGCCTCGGAACACAAGAGGGAGCTTGAGAACCTGCACAAATTCTTCCAGACCGCCTGCGCCGCCCCCCGGCTATGGCCGCTGATCAAGGTCCTGATCCGGCTTCCGCAGAATCCCCTCTTCAACCTGTGGTTCTGCGCCGTCTACTTCCACTTTTATCTTAAGGCCTACAGGGGGCGCTTCTGGCCCAGCCTGGTCTTCGCCGTCAATCACGCCCGCCGCATGCTCGAATCGCGTCTGTTTCTCGGGACCCGGACAGGATGCTCTGGGCGAGCCCGAAGACCTCGTTGACGGAGATCGTCTGCAGGCAGCGGTTGTCCCGGCAGGATGATTCCCGATGATTGAGGACGGACAGGCAGGGGGAGCATGGGAAATGCGAATAGACGATCCGGGTGTCCGGGCCGACGGGGCTGAAGACCATGGGCGACTCAGGTCCGAAGATGACGATCTTGGGACAGGGAGTCAGGGAGACCATGTGCGGCAGCCCGCAATCGCTGCTGATCAGGATCCGCGACAGGCAGGCGAGCTCCAGCAGGTCTTCGATGCTCGTCTCGCCCACCAGGTTCAGGCATTTGGGATGGCCGACGGACTGCTGCAGGGCCTTGTCCTTTCCGGTGAGCGGGCGGCTGCCGATGACGAGGACCGCGCGGTCGTCCTCGCGCAGGAGCCTGCGGGAAAGCTCGATGAAATTCTCCAGCGGCCATTCTCTTTCGGGCAGGACGCCCTCGCCGGGATGGATCAGTATCAAGTGCTCCTGAGCGAGCCCATGAGAGCGCAAGCTCTCCCGGATCCGCGCCCGCCCCGCCTGCGTCGGAGCGAATCGCGGATAGACCAGATCCCCCGGGGCGATATTCTCCAGGAATCCCGGGGC
It encodes:
- a CDS encoding radical SAM protein codes for the protein MAKLLFLQNFDYEFLGPAYVSAMLKRHGHEARLKLGRSLPDFRAAIESFQPDLVGFSLMSGEQLWAVDLARQIKKAYGIRNVFGGPHPTFSRGFIEVAGVDLVVRGEAEETARDIMERVGRGQDLGGIPNTELKREDGTILRCEVRDLPADLDDYPFPDRTLYAELKGRIDTTVRNVITSRGCPFNCSFCFESTRREMYKGKGRYVRIRRIDRIIEELVLLKATTEVRIINFCDDLFGMDKGWLYEFLPVYKREIGLPFHCQVRADIVASDVHYAAALKEGLCMSVSMGVESGNERLRNKILNKQLSDDQIIRAAEYLHKAGVPFRSYNIMGLPGETLAEAFSTVDLNIRIKADNPWCAIFLPMEGTHLTDSAVQLGQLDAHFDYDQLSPNYFSTVYVASEHKRELENLHKFFQTACAAPRLWPLIKVLIRLPQNPLFNLWFCAVYFHFYLKAYRGRFWPSLVFAVNHARRMLESRLFLGTRTGCSGRARRPR
- a CDS encoding glycosyltransferase family 9 protein — translated: MRRSDFWAGQVLCFGLTWLHRLTSLLGIRRDEAGKPVRRILLIKLSEMGAIVLANPLILDLKKRYPDATIAFLTFSENLAAFRLLNDAIRPQDIFTIETASLWRLCVSSARVLSALRRRKVDVAIDLEFFSRLTAILAFLSGAWQRVGFHRYHFEGLYRGDLLTHKVQFNPMLHCSLSYLSLAAALAEPRKDAPGFLENIAPGDLVYPRFAPTQAGRARIRESLRSHGLAQEHLILIHPGEGVLPEREWPLENFIELSRRLLREDDRAVLVIGSRPLTGKDKALQQSVGHPKCLNLVGETSIEDLLELACLSRILISSDCGLPHMVSLTPCPKIVIFGPESPMVFSPVGPDTRIVYSHFPCSPCLSVLNHRESSCRDNRCLQTISVNEVFGLAQSILSGSRETDAIRACGGRD